The following nucleotide sequence is from Actinomycetes bacterium.
CAGCGCAGGCTGGGGCCGACCTCCTCGGCCGTGACCTCCACGACCGAGCGCTTGTCGCCCTCGGGGGTCTCCCAGCTGCGGGCCTTGAGCTGGCCGATGACCAGGACCCGGGCGCCTTTGGAGAGGCTCTCGGTGAGGTTTTCGGCGAGGTCGCGCCAGGCGTTGACGCGGAAGAAGGAGGTGTCGCCATCGCGCCAGGTGTCGCCGTCCTTGACCCTGGGGGTGACCGCGATCCGGAAGGTGGCGACGGCGGCGCCGCCAGGGGTGACCTTGAGTTCGGGGTCGTCGGTGAGGTTGCCGGTCAGGGTGACGTGGGTGTCTGCCATCGGGTGTCCCCTCCTCGGGGCTCGGTGGGCCGGCCCGGATGACCGGCCCCGGGGTGCTGCTACCAGCGCCAGCCGCCGTCCTGCCGGCCGTCGCCGTAGCCGAAGGCGTA
It contains:
- the ssb gene encoding single-stranded DNA-binding protein produces the protein MADTHVTLTGNLTDDPELKVTPGGAAVATFRIAVTPRVKDGDTWRDGDTSFFRVNAWRDLAENLTESLSKGARVLVIGQLKARSWETPEGDKRSVVEVTAEEVGPSLRWATAVPERTSRPKAQAGTGQFSDEPPF